The genomic window ACATCGCTCGAGATGAGGCTGCGGCCATGGCTGGCAACGCCCAGACCAAGTAAGAGCTGCCATCTGTTGTTGCCCGGCCTGGGTTCTGCAGGTTGGGCAAGCTCCCCGAGCTGCCTGTATTTTCTGCTGTCTGATTCTCCGCATTCCACTTTCTGTTCTGTTCTGTTCTATTTCAGCGCCCTGTGTCTGACTGCCCCAAAGCAGTACCAGGCGGTTGCCGGCTTTGTCTTTTTAGCGTTTTAGCGTCTGTGCAGAAGTGCACCTGATTGTCCGGCGAAGTACCGAACGCGTTTTTGCGTCCTGCATGGCAGTGTATGCACGCGACGTGGCGACGCTGTTGTGGTGCGCTCTAACAGATAGCAGGCAGCTGTTGCGTAAAGACAGGGGCGAAAGGGCGGGGCTCTATAACGCCGCAATTGCGGAGTAGAGCGCTGGCCCGAAAGGAATTTCGGGCCAGCGCTGCTTAAGGATCGTATCTCAGGCCTTACCCCAGGGCGGCGCCTGGGATATGAGCCGGGATATGCGTTTAGCGCTTGGGCAGGACATCCTTGAGCTGGGCGTGCATCTTGAGAATGCTCTTTTCGGTGGTGTCCCAATCGATGCAGGCATCGGTCACGGACACGCCGTACTTGAGCTCACTCAGATTCGCCGGAATGGACTGGCTGCCCCAGCCCAGGTTCGACTCGATCATCAGGCCGACGAGAGACTTGTTGCCCTCCAGAATCTGATTGGCGACGTTCTCGGCCACCAGGGGCTGCAGGGCCGGGTCCTTGTTGGAGTTGGCGTGGCTGCAGTCCACCATGATGTTGCGGGCCAGGCTGTTTTTTTCCAGAGCCTGTTCGCACAGGGTCACGTTGACCGAGTCATAGTTGGGCTTGCCGTTGCCGCCGCGCAGCACTACGTGGCCGTACTGGTTGCCCTTGGTGCGAATGATGGAGACTTCACCGCTGGGGTTGATGCCCAGGAAATTGTGCGGGTGGCTGACGGACTGCAGGGCGTTGATAGCGACGGCCAGGCCGCCATCGGTGCCGTTCTTGAAGCCCACGGCACAGGAGAGGCCCGAAGACATTTCGCGGTGTGTCTGGGATTCGGTGGTACGGGCGCCAATGGCGGACCAGGCAATCAGATCCTGCATGTACTGCGGCGAAATCGGGTCCAGAGCTTCGGTGGCCAGTGGCAGGCCCATTTCCGACAGATCCAGCAGCAGTTTGCGCGCAATGTGCAGGCCTTCCTCGATGTCGAAGGAGTCATCCATGTGCGGGTCGTTGATCAGGCCTTTCCAGCCCACGGTGGTGCGGGGCTTTTCAAAATAGACGCGCATGACCAGATAGAGACTGTCCTTGACCTGCTCGGCCAGTGCCTTGAGGCGCTGGCCATACTCGATGGCCGCGACCGGATCGTGGATGGAGCAGGGGCCGATAACAACAAAGAGGCGATGATCCTTTTTGTCGAGGATGTCACGGATGACCTTGCGGCCTTCCATTACGGTTTCGGCCGCGGCATCGCTGATCGGCAGCTTCTGTTTCAGTGCATCGGGTGTGATGAGCACTGAGTGGGAGTCAATATTCAGGTCTTCTACGCGGATATCAGTCATGCCCTTTCCCTGCAGCAGTGGTGTGCTGCTTCTTTATTACATCTTAGCGAATCTTTTTAACACATAAGTCAGGCGGTTATAAGCCCAAACAGGCCCCTGTTCCGGGCCGGTGATACAATAGTGCTCAGCGCTAAGCTGTTGATAGCGAACTCATAGGCGTCTGCGTGGTCTATTGGCTGCCATTTCGATCAATCTGTGGAAACTGGAATCCCGTGCACTGTTATTTCTCTGTATTAGTACGTCGCTGTCTTGGGTTCATGCTGCTATTGCCGCTTGCCTTTGCGGCACAGGCGGGTCTGTTTGACAAAAATCCCTTTGCTGCGGCTGATGGTCCCCTGCAGGTCGATGAAGCTTTCAGGCTGGACGTTGAGCCCCTGGGGGATGGTCGGGTCAAGCTGCTCTGGACCATAGCGCAGGACTACTATCTGTACCGCGATCGCATGGCATTCAGCAGTACCACGCAGCGCTCTGAGGTGGTGCAGCGTATTAATGCGCCGGCACTGGAGAAAAACGATCCGCTGTTTGGCAAGGTGTGGGTCTATCACGAGTTTGCCGAGGTCGATTTGCAGCTGGCAAGCCTGACCGGTGCTGGCACCGACGATACCCTGGCGGTGACCTATCAGGGCTGCTGGGAGGGGGGGATCTGTTATCCGCCCGTGACCCAGGATATAGAGGTGGCGGCGATCGCCGTACTGGCTGCTGATAGCAGCGCCAATGCCGAAGTCGATGCAACTACAGCAACTGCAGCTGTACCGTCTGTCACCCAGGCCGTTGCTGCCCCTGCGACAAGGAGTTATGCAACGAGCGCTGTCACAACTACGGCCGCTCTGGATGGGCCCGTCAGCGAGCAGGACCGGTTTGCCAACCTGCTGCGAAACGCCAGTCTCACGGTTACGCTGGGGGCCTTCTTCCTTGCCGGACTGGCGCTGGCGTTCACGCCCTGCGTCTTTCCGATGATTCCCATTATTTCCAGCATCATTGCCGGCCATGGTGCGCGCATGACCACGGGGCGCGCCTTCAGTCTGTCGCTGGTGTACGTACTGGCGGTTGCCGCCACCTATACCCTGGCGGGGGTGCTGGCGGGTCTGTTTGGCGCCAATATTCAGGCGGGCTTCCAGAATCCCTGGATCGTATCCATCTTTGCCGGCATCTTCGTGCTGCTGGCGCTGTCGATGTTCGGCTTTTACGAACTGCAGCTGCCGGCCAGCTGGCAGAGTCGGCTGACCCGGGCGAGCAGCCGTGGCAAGCCCGGCAGTCTGCGCGGTGTCGCGTTCATGGGACTGCTGTCGGCGCTGATTGTCGGTCCCTGCATGGCGGCGCCCCTGGCCGGTGCCCTGATCTATATCGGCCAGACCGGTGACCCGGTGCTCGGCGGCCTCGGGCTCTTCTCCCTCAGTCTTGGCATGGGCGTTCCGCTGCTGCTGATTGGTGCTTCGGCGGGCAAGCTGCTGCCCCGTGCCGGAGCCTGGATGGTGTCGGTCAAGGCAGGTTTTGGTGTGCTGTTGCTGCTGATGGCCATCTGGATGCTGGACCGCATCATTGCCGATCAGCTAACCATGGCACTGACGGCGATTGTGCTGGTGGTCTCGGCGGTCTACATGAATGCACTGGATCGTTTGCCCGATGTGAATGGCGGCTGGCACCGCCTCTGGAAGGGCGTCGGGCTGGTGTTACTGGTGTACGGTGTAGCACTGATGGTGGGGCTCTTTGCTGGCAGTCGCAGCCTGGTGTATCCGTTGCAGGGACTGTCTGGTGGCCAGTCCGTTGCGGCCCAGGCACTGCCGTTTCAGAAGGTCACGTCCATGGCGCAACTGGAGCCCTTGCTGGAACAGGCACGGCGCAATGGCCAGCCGGTCATGCTGGATTTCTTTGCCGAGTGGTGCGTGTCCTGCTATGAGTTGGAGTATGTGACCTTCAATGACGATGGCGTGCGCCAGGCGCTGTCCGGCTATCAGCTGATCAAGGTGGATGTGACGGCCAATGACGAAGCGGCCAAGGTGCTGAATCGGGAGTATGGCGTTATAGGTCCGCCGGCATTGCTGTTCTATGGCGCCGATGGCACCTTGCTGCCGCAGCTGACGGTGGTGGGTGTGATGGCGGCCGATGACTTTGTGCGCCATGTCGCCCGTGTGCCAGGCTAGTCTATGCAGTAAAGCTCAAACGTAAAACGCGCACCTGGGGGGCGCGTTTTAGTATCTGCTGCAGTGATTTAGAACAGACTTTTAGCGTCGCGATTTAGCGCAAGTAATTTAGCGCAAGTAATCTAGCGCAAGTAAGTGCGGCTGATATGGCGAAAGCTGTCGGTGCCGGCCTTGCGCATCCATTCGAACGCCACCATTTCCCGACTCACTATATGGACGCCCAGCTGGCGCATGCGTTCGATGGCAAACGCCTTGTCCTGTGGGTTGCGCGATGCAATGCAGTCGGCAACCACAAAGACGTCGCGACCCTGCAGGCGCAGTTCGATGGCGCTTTGCAGTACGCAGACATGGGCTTCAATACCGATCACCACCACCTGTTCGCGCGCAACAGCGTTGATCCCGGCGTCGCAGGCCGGCTCCGACATGCAGGAAAAATGGGTTTTCTCCAGCATGGCCTCGCTGGGGATCAGCTCGCCCAGATGCGGGTGTGTATGGCCAATGCCCTGGGGATATTGCTCGGTGCCCAGTACCGGTACCTTGAGCTGAGCGGCGATCTCCAGCAGCCAGCGACAGTTGTCCAGCAGTTGCTGCGGTGCTTCAACCGCGGGCAGCAGTTTTTCCTGGACGTCTATTACCAGCAGCAGCGACTTGTCGGGATGGATCAGCATGGCGGTTGTCCTCAGGGCTTCTTGTCGACCATCACCACGGCTTCGCCCTGGGTGACACGTTTGCCCGCGACAAAACACTCGGTGCTGAGGGTGACACGGCCGCGGCGCAAATTGATATCGGTGACGGTGACGCGGGTTTCGACTTCGTCGCCGAGGTAAATTGGCAAGCGGAACTTCAGGCTCTGATCCAGGTAGATTGCACCTGGGCCCGGCAAGTGTGTGCCCAGCACGGCGGATATCAGTCCTGCGCTGAACATGCCGTGGGCGATGCGGCTCTTGAACGGGGTGTTTGCGGCGAATTCTTCATCCAGATGAACCGGATTGGTATCGCCGGTGATTTCGGCAAAGAGGCGGATATCCTGATCGCTGACGGTCTTGAAGACCGATTCGCTCTGGCCTATTTCCAGATCTTCCAAAAAGAGGCCGTGGGCCTGGCTCATGCTGTTTCTCCGTCGATAAATTCTGTGCGAGGTGGCGGGGTGGATGAAACCTGTCAGTCTTCGTGCATTGCCTGCATGGATTCCTGCGCCCACTGCAGGCTGGCGCGGTAGGCCCAGTCGTATGCG from Marinobacterium aestuarii includes these protein-coding regions:
- a CDS encoding hydrolase; this encodes MLIHPDKSLLLVIDVQEKLLPAVEAPQQLLDNCRWLLEIAAQLKVPVLGTEQYPQGIGHTHPHLGELIPSEAMLEKTHFSCMSEPACDAGINAVAREQVVVIGIEAHVCVLQSAIELRLQGRDVFVVADCIASRNPQDKAFAIERMRQLGVHIVSREMVAFEWMRKAGTDSFRHISRTYLR
- the dsbD gene encoding protein-disulfide reductase DsbD — its product is MHCYFSVLVRRCLGFMLLLPLAFAAQAGLFDKNPFAAADGPLQVDEAFRLDVEPLGDGRVKLLWTIAQDYYLYRDRMAFSSTTQRSEVVQRINAPALEKNDPLFGKVWVYHEFAEVDLQLASLTGAGTDDTLAVTYQGCWEGGICYPPVTQDIEVAAIAVLAADSSANAEVDATTATAAVPSVTQAVAAPATRSYATSAVTTTAALDGPVSEQDRFANLLRNASLTVTLGAFFLAGLALAFTPCVFPMIPIISSIIAGHGARMTTGRAFSLSLVYVLAVAATYTLAGVLAGLFGANIQAGFQNPWIVSIFAGIFVLLALSMFGFYELQLPASWQSRLTRASSRGKPGSLRGVAFMGLLSALIVGPCMAAPLAGALIYIGQTGDPVLGGLGLFSLSLGMGVPLLLIGASAGKLLPRAGAWMVSVKAGFGVLLLLMAIWMLDRIIADQLTMALTAIVLVVSAVYMNALDRLPDVNGGWHRLWKGVGLVLLVYGVALMVGLFAGSRSLVYPLQGLSGGQSVAAQALPFQKVTSMAQLEPLLEQARRNGQPVMLDFFAEWCVSCYELEYVTFNDDGVRQALSGYQLIKVDVTANDEAAKVLNREYGVIGPPALLFYGADGTLLPQLTVVGVMAADDFVRHVARVPG
- a CDS encoding MaoC family dehydratase, translated to MSQAHGLFLEDLEIGQSESVFKTVSDQDIRLFAEITGDTNPVHLDEEFAANTPFKSRIAHGMFSAGLISAVLGTHLPGPGAIYLDQSLKFRLPIYLGDEVETRVTVTDINLRRGRVTLSTECFVAGKRVTQGEAVVMVDKKP
- a CDS encoding 3-deoxy-7-phosphoheptulonate synthase codes for the protein MTDIRVEDLNIDSHSVLITPDALKQKLPISDAAAETVMEGRKVIRDILDKKDHRLFVVIGPCSIHDPVAAIEYGQRLKALAEQVKDSLYLVMRVYFEKPRTTVGWKGLINDPHMDDSFDIEEGLHIARKLLLDLSEMGLPLATEALDPISPQYMQDLIAWSAIGARTTESQTHREMSSGLSCAVGFKNGTDGGLAVAINALQSVSHPHNFLGINPSGEVSIIRTKGNQYGHVVLRGGNGKPNYDSVNVTLCEQALEKNSLARNIMVDCSHANSNKDPALQPLVAENVANQILEGNKSLVGLMIESNLGWGSQSIPANLSELKYGVSVTDACIDWDTTEKSILKMHAQLKDVLPKR